The following are encoded in a window of Penaeus vannamei isolate JL-2024 chromosome 17, ASM4276789v1, whole genome shotgun sequence genomic DNA:
- the Sbf gene encoding myotubularin-related protein 13 isoform X2: MSRLADYFAIVGYDHTKDRNGIGSGKIIQRFPERDWPDTPFIESLELFCQPQGWALSTERQEPKFFVSVLTDIDAKRHYCAVLCFNEAVSITPSKPTDEEDDSVDLGSGGVRGVGPPVPLITHHSIMYAPKCLVLISTLDYFETFRNCMGIVYTVYMEGLGVSMETLIGNMVGYVQVPPPGGPQVRFSIGAGDRQALQPPASPTLPVTGTTVLSLFNQLGIKNVLVLFCAALTEHKILFHSQSYNRLTESCHALKALLYPFKYSHVYIPILPASLVEVLSTPTPFIMGVHSHLQHDVVELMDVIVADLDGGSIRVPESLTVSLLPEPFWSQTHAALSKVLHPDLSTADNAFPSSAGIRASPHIVMDKEIRAVFMRMFAELLQGYRSCLTIIRIHSKPVITFHKASFLGNRGMVDNEFVGKVLDCMFFTTFVTERGPPWRVCDLWDDLYSGIGDQLRLEQHDSRMLLVHIQELGQQLYSNENPNPQPFVAKIPKPTEGSFTRIHQPVFPHIDVQQVQSIIDEGTAKKVKIPQKVGQPRIVPMGPHISSLQSGRGLVSSSARRLEVMRNCVNCIFENKISDARKTFPAVLRALKSKAARLALCTELSHHVQGNKAVLEHQQFDLVVRLMNCALQDDSPMDEHGVAAALLPLSTAFCRKLCTGVIQFAYTCIQDHSVWGNQQFWEAAFYQDVQKEIKSLYQDRSQQASRTSLSSDSSCIKDPSLSPVNPRDPSDSGSWKESRLSFLRPHESSALEIAAEQMRLWPNIETRKQREIVEQEESTLYSQAIHYANRMVFLRVPIDVNAATHRRTFNERDTASNSITNSMAESDSLDAESGFEDQEQSDREASVVRFVARFVDKVCTEGGVTEEHIKSLHQMIPGVVAMHVEMLDAVYKESKRLPPIQKPKILLPSLVPGEEVVYEGLRVYLLPDGREDATGGSIGGPILLPAEGALFLTNYRLIFKGLPTDPYACEQVVVRSMPVSSITREKRVPANQHPGPMDQWLSEGLQIRSNTFQLIKVAFDEEVSPESIETMRKMINRLRHPPYIMNLFAFVGHSHVPQTPSRQQKDKPGYGTLRGFAKKTLMKTAKVAGLKSGKGNKRNKYHFPSNNKSMTSPGRMSLAQMANMDLSNENLAIDDDLSVVDEHEASGLSNGSTGQLSVGGLVGVREVDSKTLEKLSERSYHKDYMRLGLGSLASNSTTVPPRTKSDFRITTCNVNYQLCRSYPALLSVPPNTGDDSIHRLARCYRQNRLPVITWRHPRNKALLLRGASFHGKGVMSMLKGPPTTTGTTSEVSYSVEQEKYLAAVVQATPLSVLREGSTWRLTGSSPSINSLVLAAGGATLEVPPYHPTYPTLTPEVGRKSNPLSKAMNTLRTSGGKGTGRMGRWGSLRGARPGVPSSGGVGGTLGTLRHHPTSTPALRSSINTGPRLSVDSTDMGTEAVQSFHKAALYVFGEKTQIKGIKTDAYHKTEFIPVEYTEVRQIKSSFKKLMRACVPSSPAAEQEQSFFRAIENSEWLNQLETLLQVAGAIVDLIDLLGASVMLLLEDGWDFTAQVTSIAQLCLDPYYRTIEGFRVLIEKEWLAFGHRFNHRSNLLQGSQASGFAPIFLQFLDAVHQIQRQFPLSFEFNEYYLRFLAYHYVSARFRTFLSDSELERAELGIMTEEDKRGSLSRHHKGLEASQDDDIYPGGGRVSSPGSSGHLGTSVFDYIEKHSGRHSSFYNFLYVGDRISDSAVLRPVKELSALQLWSYLIGEELRHGPSYDPEVRSLDRQQEEEAEAADGTTTTSQRRIVISGYDCVWGVQADTFTAQLEELRHLELELGHLPQKWNVHWDKLELPPPEQLTRQVSMTTQMVRHHGRSVHKRSTIEILIRGKTSSSAGGGGDTPQGCYSHPHRFEKYNYTTPSYCDHCSSLLWGPLKTGMRCMDCGYNCHEKCIESVPKNCTRFKSVRESGVSIQTSTKPTSLDNTSVGSGVTSLQTTSHQYYEQFSSNVAENRTHEGYLWKRGSLLKNWKQRWFVLDSMKHQLRYYDSMEDSHCKGIIELSDVVAVVPSGPTQGAPKKVDERAFFDLQTKRRLYNFCASDGAAAQEWIEKIQSCLQ, encoded by the exons GAAATGGCATTGGTAGCGGTAAAATCATTCAGCGGTTCCCTGAAAGGGACTGGCCGGACACTCCATTTATTGAGAGCCTGGAGCTG TTCTGTCAACCACAAGGGTGGGCACTGTCGACAGAACGGCAAGAGCCAAAATTCTTTGTATCGGTGCTGACAGATATTGATGCAAAACGACACTACTGTGCAGTTCTTTGTTTTAATGAGGCAGTCTCTATCACACCCAGCAAACCAACTGATGAA GAGGATGACAGCGTGGATTTGGGTAGTGGGGGAGTGCGTGGTGTGGGCCCCCCTGTGCCTCTCATCACCCACCACTCCATTATGTATGCCCCTAAGTGCCTGGTCCTTATTTCTACGCTTGACTACTTTGAGACTTTTAGG AATTGTATGGGCATTGTGTACACAGTGTATATGGAAGGGCTAGGTGTAAGCATGGAGACGCTGATAGGCAACATGGTGGGTTATGTTCAGGTACCTCCACCAGGGGGACCGCAG GTTCGGTTCAGCATTGGTGCAGGAGATAGACAAGCTCTCCAGCCTCCAGCTTCTCCAACTCTTCCTGTCACCGGTACTACTGTTCTTAGCCTCTTCAACCAATTAG gaATCAAGAATGTTTTGGTGCTGTTTTGCGCTGCCCTCACCGAACACAAGATTCTCTTCCACAGTCAATCTTACAATCGACTTACAGAGTCCTGTCATGCCCTTAAagcccttctctatcccttcaa GTACTCCCATGTCTACATTCCAATTCTGCCAGCATCTTTGGTTGAAGTTTTGTCCACTCCAACACCCTTCATCATGGGAGTTCATTCTCACCTCCAACACGATGTTGTTGAACTG ATGGATGTAATTGTTGCCGATCTTGATGGAGGATCTATCCGTGTCCCAGAAAGTCTGACGGTGTCTCTCTTGCCAGAGCCATTCTGGAGCCAGACCCACGCTGCTCTCTCAAAG GTGCTTCATCCTGATCTCAGCACCGCAGACAATGCCTTTCCCTCAAGTGCTGGTATCAGGGCCTCTCCGCATATTGTGATGGACAAAGAAATCAGAGCTGTGTTCATGCGCATGTTTGCAGAGTTGTTACAGGGTTACCGATCATGTCTCACCATTATCAGGATACATTCAAAACCAGTCATTACCTTCCACAAG GCATCTTTCCTTGGTAACCGTGGAATGGTGGACAACGAGTTTGTGGGCAAGGTCTTAGACTGCATGTTCTTCACCACATTTGTCACAGAGAGAGGCCCCCCCTGGAGAGTCTGTGACCTATGGGATGACCTCTACTCTGGCATTGGGGACCAACTACGTCTGGAGCAACATGATAGTCGAATGCTTCTAGTCCATATTCAG GAACTTGGTCAGCAGCTGTACAGCAATGAAAACCCAAACCCACAGCCATTTGTTGCCAAGATTCCTAAGCCCACTGAGGGTTCATTTACACGTATCCATCAACCAGTCTTCCCACATATAGATGTTCAGCAGGTCCAAAGTATCATTGATGAAGGCACTGCCAAAAAAGTGAA AATCCCACAAAAAGTGGGCCAGCCAAGAATTGTTCCTATGGGCCCCCATATTTCTAGTCTCCAGTCTGGCAGAGGATTAGTTTCAAGTTCTGCAAGAAGATTAGAG GTTATGAGGAATTGTGTGAACTGCATATTTGAGAACAAAATAAGTGACGCTAGAAAGACATTCCCTGCAGTATTAAGAGCATTAAAGAGTAAAGCAGCTCGCTTGGCTCTGTGCACAGAGTTAAGTCACCATGTCCAGGGCAATAAAGCTGTTTTAGAACACCAGCAGTTCGATTTAGTGGTTAGGCTAATGAATTGTGCACTGCAG GATGATTCTCCAATGGATGAGCATGGTGTTGCAGCTGCTCTGCTTCCTTTATCCACAGCCTTCTGTCGGAAATTATGTACAGGAGTCATACAGTTTGCCTATACTTGCATACAG GATCATTCAGTTTGGGGCAATCAGCAGTTCTGGGAAGCAGCGTTTTATCAAGATGTTCAGAAGGAGATCAAGAGCTTGTACCAAGATCGATCTCAGCAAGCCAGTCGGACTTCACTCTCATCTGATTCGTCTTGTATTAAGGATCCGTCGTTAAGTCCTGTGAACCCAAGagat CCCTCAGATTCTGGTTCTTGGAAGGAGTCCAGATTGTCCTTTCTCAGACCACATGAGTCCTCAGCTTTAGAAATTGCAGCAGAGCAGATGAGGCTCTGGCCTAATATTGAAACAA GAAAACAACGGGAAATAGTGGAACAAGAGGAGTCCACTCTATACTCTCAGGCAATCCATTATGCAAATAGGATGGTGTTCCTTAGAGTTCCCATAGATGTTAATGCAGCCACACATAGACGTACCTTCAACGAACGTGACACTGCCAGTAACAGTATTACAAATAG CATGGCAGAGAGTGATAGTTTAGATGCTGAGTCCGGCTTTGAAGACCAAGAACAGAGTGACCGTGAAGCCAGCGTAGTGCGCTTTGTGGCAAGATTTGTTGACAAAGTATGCACGGAAGGTGGTGTGACAG aGGAACACATCAAGTCGCTACACCAAATGATACCAGGAGTTGTAGCTATGCATGTGGAGATGCTGGATGCTGTGTACAAAGAATCTAAGCGTTTACCACCAATACAGAAG CCCAAGATATTATTGCCATCGTTAGTGCCGGGTGAAGAAGTAGTGTATGAAGGCTTGAGGGTTTACCTGCTTCCGGATGGGAGAGAAGATGCTACAGGTGGTAGTATTGGAGGCCCAATACTGTTGCCTGCTGAAGGAGCACTGTTCCTCACTAACTACAGACTCATATTCAAGGGTCTGCCTACAGACCCATATG CTTGCGAACAAGTTGTTGTTAGATCTATGCCAGTCTCCTCCATCACACGAGAGAAGAGAGTCCCTGCAAACCAGCACCCAGGACCCATGGATCAGTGGTTGAGTGAAGGCCTTCAGATACGCTCAAATACCTTCCAG TTAATCAAAGTGGCTTTTGATGAAGAGGTCTCACCTGAAAGCATAGAAACAATGCGCAAGATGATAAACCGGCTACGACATCCACCATACATAATGAATCTCTTTGCCTTTGTGGGCCACAGTCATGTTCCACAAACACCAAGTAGACAACAGAAAGATAAGCCAGGATATGGAACATTAAG AGGTTTTGCCAAGAAGACATTAATGAAGACGGCAAAGGTAGCTGGACTGAAATCTGGTAAAGGTAACAAACGGAACAAGTATCACTTCCCAAGCAACAATAAATCAATGACTTCTCCAGGGAGAATGAGTTTAGCCCAAATGGCCAACATGGACCTCAGCAATGAGAACCTGGCCATAGATGATGATCTGTCCG TTGTTGATGAGCATGAAGCCTCTGGACTCAGCAATGGTTCTACAGGGCAGTTGtctgtgggtgggttggtgggagtGCGAGAGGTAGACAGTAAGACTCTGGAGAAGCTATCTGAACGGAGCTACCACAAAGACTACATGCGCTTGGGGCTTGGCAGTCTAGCAAGTAACTCCACCACTGTACCTCCAAGGACAAAGTCAGACTTCAGAATCACTACTTGTAATGTCAATTATCAACTATGTAGAAG TTATCCAGCCCTGTTGTCTGTGCCCCCCAACACGGGTGATGACAGCATTCACCGTCTAGCACGATGTTATCGCCAAAATCGCTTGCCAGTTATTACTTGGAGACACCCACGCAACAAGGCTTTACTTCTGCGGGGTGCTAGCTTCCATGGCAAAGGTGTAATGAGCATGCTAAAAGGACCTCCAACAACAACAG GCACAACAAGTGAGGTATCATATTCAGTAGAGCAAGAGAAGTACCTTGCAGCAGTTGTACAAGCAACGCCTCTGTCCGTCCTGAGAGAAGGGTCCACTTGGCGACTCACAGGCTCTTCACCCTCAATCAACTCCTTGGTGCTGGCTGCGGGGGGTGCAACCTTGGAAGTCCCCCCCTACCATCCCACTTACCCCACACTCACACCAGAAGTGGGACGCAAGTCAAATCCCTTATCGAAGGCTATGAACACATTACG GACAAGCGGGGGCAAGGGTACTGGCAGGATGGGTCGGTGGGGCTCCCTGCGTGGAGCACGACCAGGTGTGCCGTCCagtgggggtgtaggagggacCTTAGGGACCCTCCGCCACCACCCCACATCCACCCCTGCCCTTCGTTCCAGCATCAACACGGGGCCAAGGCTCTCTGTGGACTCAACGGACATGGGAACAGAAGCCGTGCAATCCTTCCACAAAGCTGCTCTCTATGTGTTTGGAGAAAAGACACAAATTAAG GGCATCAAGACAGATGCTTACCACAAGACAGAGTTCATCCCCGTTGAGTACACAGAGGTGCGCCAAATCAAGTCCTCTTTCAAGAAGCTAATGAGAGCCTGTGTACCCTCCTCTCCAGCTGCTGAACAAGAACAGTCCTTCTTCAG AGCAATTGAGAATAGTGAATGGTTGAATCAGCTGGAGACCCTCCTGCAGGTAGCAGGGGCCATTGTTGACCTGATTGATTTGTTAGGAGCATCAGTTATGCTTCTCCTAGAGGATGGATGGGACTTCACTGCTCAG GTAACCAGCATAGCTCAACTCTGCTTGGATCCATACTACCGCACTATTGAAGGGTTCAGAGTCCTGATTGAGAAAGAGTGGCTTGCATTTGGTCATCGATTCAATCACCGCTCAAATCTCCTCCAGGGATCCCAAGCTAGTGGCTTTGCTCCTATATTCCTACAATTTCTAGATGCTGTCCATCAG ATCCAGCGGCAGTTTCCCTTATCTTTTGAATTCAATGAATACTACCTCCGTTTTTTGGCTTACCACTATGTATCAGCTCGTTTCCGCACATTCTTGAGTGATTCAGAACTAGAGAGGGCAGAGTTGGGCATCATGACAGAGGAAGACAAGCGAGGTTCCTTGTCAAGACACCACAAAGGTTTAGAGGCATCGCAGGATGATGACATTTATCCAGGAG GAGGAAGAGTGTCATCACCAGGTTCTTCAGGACACTTAGGCACATCTGTATTTGACTACATAGAGAAACACAGTGGTCGCCACTCCAGCTTTTACAATTTCCTTTACGTTGGAGACAGAATTAGTGATTCTGCA GTATTGAGGCCAGTGAAGGAGTTGAGTGCACTTCAGTTGTGGAGCTACTTGATAGGAGAAGAACTACGCCATGGCCCTTCTTATGACCCTGAGGTGCGCAGCCTTGACCGACaacaagaggaggaagcagaagctgCAGATGGCACAACAACCACTTCCCAACGCAGGATTGTTATTAGTGG ATATGATTGTGTGTGGGGAGTCCAGGCAGATACTTTCACAGCACAGCTGGAGGAGTTGCGTCATTTGGAGCTGGAACTGGGACATCTCCCCCAGAAGTGGAACGTGCACTGGGATAAGTTGGAATTGCCTCCACCTGAACAGCTGACA CGTCAGGTGTCCATGACCACACAGATGGTTCGGCACCATGGGCGAAGTGTGCACAAACGCAGCACCATCGAGATATTAATCCGAGGGAAGACCAGCAGCAgtgcaggtggaggaggtgaCACACCACAGGGCTGCTACTCCCATCCTCACCGCTTTGAGAAATACAATTACACAACACCTTCGTATTGCGACCATTGCTCATCTCTCTTGTGGGGCCCCTTGAAG